The following coding sequences lie in one Synechococcus sp. PCC 7336 genomic window:
- a CDS encoding GspH/FimT family pseudopilin — translation MSIFLLSTKNRAVGARQIFIGDLLLLAPVTGKESTHNDELSRGYVRILQGVMAVRHLERGFTILELLAVLALIGIVTAVSAAGWYRTRQNLEANSLAKQLQGALQAARFEAMKRNRPVSFVLEGTEFITRAKDDTTSTTCGNEAGDTILSRLPTDGSPGLGADTTVAGDGLIWDKDGSPQLCGGALGDLTINVTQDGATVRQIAINSAGRVSQ, via the coding sequence ATGTCCATCTTTCTTCTTTCAACCAAAAATCGTGCAGTTGGAGCGAGGCAGATATTTATTGGCGATCTATTGCTGCTCGCGCCAGTCACTGGCAAGGAGAGTACACACAATGATGAATTATCCAGAGGTTACGTCCGCATTTTGCAAGGGGTAATGGCTGTGCGTCACTTAGAACGAGGGTTCACAATATTGGAATTGCTGGCTGTCTTGGCACTGATTGGTATAGTGACAGCGGTTTCTGCGGCTGGCTGGTATAGAACCCGCCAAAATCTTGAAGCGAATTCCTTAGCGAAACAACTACAGGGTGCCTTACAAGCGGCTCGTTTTGAAGCTATGAAGAGAAATCGACCTGTTTCGTTTGTCTTAGAAGGCACGGAATTCATCACCCGAGCAAAGGACGATACAACTTCAACGACCTGTGGAAATGAGGCTGGAGACACGATCTTAAGTCGCCTTCCAACCGATGGATCGCCGGGTTTAGGAGCCGACACCACTGTTGCTGGAGATGGCCTGATATGGGATAAAGATGGATCGCCTCAGCTCTGTGGCGGAGCATTGGGGGACCTAACGATTAATGTCACTCAAGATGGTGCCACGGTCAGACAGATAGCGATCAATTCAGCCGGTAGAGTGAGTCAGTAA